The window TATGTATGACGTCTGTTGGTAtcataattaattatttttttctAATTGTATATTACAGAATGATGTGATCGAAGGGAAGGGCGTTGCTGGTTGTTCTGATGATGAAGGTATATATGTCTCTCATAATAATTTGGGTAACATGAAAATAATTTTGTACTGATTGATTGGCTAATCTCatgtatcatccacagttaatgatcCAGTCAACTCCAAAACTCCCGAGGCATCACAAACACTGGTACTAATGTTCTGTCTTCTtcctatttgtttttttttttaattagttgAGATGGCAATTTGGACTGGTTGATCCAAAacagttttttttctttttatttttatgttcTTATTATAGTTTTTTATTCATCAGTAAGTAATGTGTTAAGTATGTCTCGTGTCAAAAATAAAATGTATTTATTTTTGAAAAATGTGAGTTATACTCGCATGTATATAAGAATAACCTTTCAGTTTGAACTGTTACAGATCAAATACAAACCAATGTGATTCTTTGTGTACTTGTATCAATTACATCTGttggtattataattaataaattccTATTGTGTTTCACAGAATGTTGTGATCGAAGAAAAGGGTGTTGATgaaagtatatatgtataatatgtcTCTTATAATAAAATGGGTAACATGAAAATAATTTGTGCTGATTGATTGGCTTTCTTTCTGCTACTTTTAGACCCCAAGGTTGTTAAGTCATCAtccaagaagaaaaagaaaaataaaagtgcTAGGAGAAAGAATCAGTCTGAGGAAAACCTTTGAAGAACAAGACTGATGATAGTGGAGGCTCTTCTTCCCAAAATAGCGGGGATTATCCTCAGTTTGATCTTGATGATTATCCATTTGCAGTAATGTTCTCTCCTTCCTATAAATTTttcaatattttattattattcaaTATGCTTTTTCTGATGATTTACTTGCTATGTGCAGAGGGAGGAAGACCGAATTATGATGAAAATGGCGAATGAGTATAATCGTCGAAATCATGCCATCATCAGTAAGTTTTGATTCTTGTATTCATATGTTATCCTCCCATGTCAGCGTATAAAATTAGAGAGTTCATTTATATAAGTAAGGAGGCCATCATGATATGCCATTTAATGAACATGTTGATTGGTAACATTAATTTATGAATTGCACATGAATACTCTTGTGGTATACTCATATTTTAATTTGAATTGAATGTATTTCAGTATGAGATTACAAATCTCTTTCATAATTAATTGGCAGCTGAGCAGGGATTCGATGGTGTTTCGGATCGACAGCTAGAGAACCTTTTTGAACATATGATATCTGTAGCTCAGATGCTTCGTAATGCTAGAAAAGAAGGAACACaagacgacaacaacaacaacaagaacaacaacaagaacaacaacaagaaGATTTGGTGCCCTAGATGCCATCCATTGGCCCGTACATGCAGCTGCTGAAGTTCTGAGATTTGCATTTGATCGGTTTGGTGGTGACTGTGAGAAAGGATTTTGTTGTTGATGCTAATTATTAGCTATTAGTTGCTTTTGTTAGATGCTCAAGACCCAACTAAAGATATCCTGTCCTGACTTCTTATTAATTCTGCTGGTGGTTCTTTTAGATGCACTACTTTTCCTGTAATGAATCTTTGGTATTTGGTACTATTAAAGTTTGTGACTTTATATGCAAATGTTTGCTTAACAATCTGGGTGTGTTTTTGTATCATGTTTTGCTTGCAGGATATTATTCAAATTTGTTTAGAATTAAACTCTGTCATGTTAATGTGGTGGATATAATTATTTGTTTTTGGTTATGTTGAAATACAAATGTGTAAACTGCAAACTGCTATAAGTCCGACTGCTATGCCTTACCTTAGTTTCAAATTTGTCTTGTTTGAGTGCAGACTGCTATGGTTTTCTTTCATTAGTGCTACAGATCAAATTTGGTTTACATTATAAACAACCTTTGTGTCAATTTTGTTTGATTGCACACAGCTTATGCAGGTGCTATTTCCACCTGTATATATCAGGTCGTTTTGCTGCCCCCACAATACTTGTAGGCAACTTTAGTTGTTTTTCTTTGATTAAATTAGCAACTCTTATCTCACACACCAACACTGTTTATTGTTGTTTTTTCTTGGTGCAGTTTTGATGATATTCTACAATGTTAACCAATTAGTATTAAATAAATCAAGAGTTTTCCTGGGTGGGTTCATCAGGTAGTTCACGATATATTGTGATGATATTTTCGTTACTATTACCATTAATAATTGCTATTTCAGTTGCTTGAACGTCTTACACAAGGTTTATTTGATGAATACAGATTCATAATTCAATTGATTAAACGGTTTTTGACAAGGTTTATTTGATGAATATGGTTTCATGATTAAGTTGATTAAACGGTTTCATGATAGATGCTCTGATTGTTAAATTGAATATGGTAACTCTGAACACAAGTTTGCACAACAAGTGTTTGCTTAAATGCCCTCTTTCCTTGTTGTTGTTGTCTCATGGCCTGCTCGTAAACCGCCTGCATGGCATCGCACTGGCACTCACGTTGCACGTTCTCGAGCTCGTTGCAGCAGCTTCTcagttgttgtggtggttgttgtctCTGCCTGCCTGTTGATGCTCATCAAAATTAAGCcgccttgttgttgttgttgttgttgttggatttaCCTATTGTCACCCTATTTATTCCATCATAACAAAAACCAAAAATCCATTTTGACCACCACCTCTTTTGACCCACCCATTAGACAACTTACATACTCTGCTATATCTAATCTAACACAGTAATAGATCAGCAATATATCATAACACAGTAATCTCACACAGTAATATATCAGCAAGTTATCCATGTAGATAATATCAGACGTGTGAATATATATGGCTTCGATACAATACATTAATCATTCTAAATCAACATTTAACATTTATAATTACGATATTGAGGAAATTAGCCATTGTTGTTGTTCAATCGAACTTAAATGAAAAAGGAGTCCCAACTGTATAATCTCCTGAAACCCAAGTCATATGTCCTTGATCATATCcaactttatcatcatcattaacatcacgACTAAACGTTATATCGCACGTTATTTGTTGGTTCACCAATGTAAATTTGAGCTGTTTATAACAACTACCAACCGAAACACTTACACCCTTCGGCTTCGAAACATCCCTTACGGTGTAAGTCGAGTTCGCCTTACCGACATTAGTCACCGTCCTCGAGTACATTTTCGTCTCACCTCTTTTTAAAGATACAGCAAAAGAAGGATAGTTCAGTTGAGCCTCTGGTATTTTAACTGAGCACTTAACCGTCTTTTTAACTATAATTTGAATCTGTTTAGGTGTATATCCTAACCCACAAAGGTAAGGAATGTATTCATTCGGTTGGATATCAAAAACAAGCCCTGGGTCGTTCGCTTTCGACGGGTTAACATGTCCCGACCCCATTGCAAACACATCAGCACGACGCCGACCTTCTTTTCCATCCACAATGGCCCGCCCATTTCGGCCCAATTGGCCCGCTGTAGTCATGATTGCAGACTTAATCGCAGCAGGGGACCATTCGGGATGCGCGCTTTTAAGTAGTGCAGCTGTACCCGTGAGATGAGGACAAGACATCGACGTTCCTGATATAACGTTAAACGGTACTTTACTATTTTTATCAACCGATTCAAACCACGCAGCGAAAATATCCACCCCGGGTCCCACAACGTCTGGTTTTAAGATTCCCGGGCTCGCAACGTTAGGTCCTCGTGAAGAGAAAGCGGCCACAACTGGAGCGGACTTAACGCCCAGTACGGTCCCACGAAAAAGGATAGTTGCTACCGGAGAACTAGTTGAACTTACGTACTTTTTTATTTCGATTCCTTCCTTAAAACCGACATTCGATGCAGGAATAAAGTTAGCGTCTGCTCGTATAGTTTCGCCAGAAGAATTATAGTTAACGATAATAATAGCGGCTCCTCCTGCATCCTTTACTACTCGACTCATTGCAGGCCTGCTAATAACACTACTGTCATCGcaaattactattttgcccttgaCATCTAAATGGTCAAGTGACCCATTTAAGCAAAATGATGCCTTTCTATCACCATGTTCTACTGGGTACACAAGAGGCCGAAGTCTATGATCGAAACCCTTAGGCTGGTACAGCGATTCTCCATTAAAAAGCTTGTCGTTTCCTAAACGAACGGTTGTTCTAATGCTTCGATCGATAGTACTAGCCTCGACCGTAAGGATCCACGGGGCTTCGTTATTTAAAGTTGATAAACCGGGCCCACGATTGCCCGCAGAACAGCTTACAAAAATCCCTTTTTGTATGGCTGCAAAGGCACCTATCATGGCAACATCTTCGTAAAAGGTACCGTAACTTTTACCGAGTGAAATCGAAAGAATATCAACACCgtctccaatggcagcatccatgcCTGCTGCGATGGCACTCGCAGGACACAAGGCGTGACATACTTTATACATTGCCACGTGTGCTAAAGGTGCAATCCCCATTGCGGTCCCATTAGCGTTTTCGAATACATTCGTGTTATCTACACGACTACCTGCAGCCGTACTTGAAGTGTGGGTCCCGTGTCCGATTTCATCAACCGGAGTAGAACTTCGGGGATGAAAGTTCCTGAGTCCTATTAGCTTGTTATTGCATCCTTTGGATACACATACACCTTTCCATTTTTTCGGTGGAGGTGGAACCCCTTTGTCAGTAAACGAAGGATGTCCAGGAGTGATACCGGTGTCTATAAGCCCGATTATAACTCCCTTTCCATAATTCGAAGACCTCCAAAACCCTGCGTTTTGGCGTAACCCTAAAAAACTCGGAGAATGTGTTGTATGCATCTGATACACACTTTCGGGCATTACAGACAAGACTTCTTTCATGTTCTGCAAGGTGTTTGCGTGCGTCATTGACATTTTGGCAGCGAACCCTGTTATCACATGGTGGTACATAAAAATCATGCTCGGTTTCTCGTTTGATACAGAAGTGGTTTTAGACAAAATTGACTTGTACCACTGTTCGCGATCATATGGTTGAGAAAACTTTTGGTCTGCAGCTGAAGTTAAGTGAACAATGTAGGTTTTACGCTCATCAGCATTGGCGAAAATGGCGGTACATGTGAGAACAAACGTATAAATTATAGATCGAAGCATTTTCTTGGTTTGTGAAT of the Rutidosis leptorrhynchoides isolate AG116_Rl617_1_P2 chromosome 5, CSIRO_AGI_Rlap_v1, whole genome shotgun sequence genome contains:
- the LOC139848752 gene encoding subtilisin-like protease, with product MLRSIIYTFVLTCTAIFANADERKTYIVHLTSAADQKFSQPYDREQWYKSILSKTTSVSNEKPSMIFMYHHVITGFAAKMSMTHANTLQNMKEVLSVMPESVYQMHTTHSPSFLGLRQNAGFWRSSNYGKGVIIGLIDTGITPGHPSFTDKGVPPPPKKWKGVCVSKGCNNKLIGLRNFHPRSSTPVDEIGHGTHTSSTAAGSRVDNTNVFENANGTAMGIAPLAHVAMYKVCHALCPASAIAAGMDAAIGDGVDILSISLGKSYGTFYEDVAMIGAFAAIQKGIFVSCSAGNRGPGLSTLNNEAPWILTVEASTIDRSIRTTVRLGNDKLFNGESLYQPKGFDHRLRPLVYPVEHGDRKASFCLNGSLDHLDVKGKIVICDDSSVISRPAMSRVVKDAGGAAIIIVNYNSSGETIRADANFIPASNVGFKEGIEIKKYVSSTSSPVATILFRGTVLGVKSAPVVAAFSSRGPNVASPGILKPDVVGPGVDIFAAWFESVDKNSKVPFNVISGTSMSCPHLTGTAALLKSAHPEWSPAAIKSAIMTTAGQLGRNGRAIVDGKEGRRRADVFAMGSGHVNPSKANDPGLVFDIQPNEYIPYLCGLGYTPKQIQIIVKKTVKCSVKIPEAQLNYPSFAVSLKRGETKMYSRTVTNVGKANSTYTVRDVSKPKGVSVSVGSCYKQLKFTLVNQQITCDITFSRDVNDDDKVGYDQGHMTWVSGDYTVGTPFSFKFD